A region of Streptomyces sp. NBC_01267 DNA encodes the following proteins:
- a CDS encoding alpha/beta hydrolase produces the protein MTSFDSSPTLTVWRTLLALAVVFVMLATTGWTAVHHQRTAGPRQAALTAWGKGSLAGHPLPPTSASPYRLARFFAGLTAAERSRLADRYPLVVGNLNGAPVTLRYQANQDALRQARTSERQRLTDPSLSELGHQDARRTYDRYTALLQPGRQILAFDPTGTGRVAEVIGDLPRARHISIVVPGVDTNLLTFQKSKNPYTAPVGMATSLYAAEHSAAPGSRTAVIAWADYTTPVGLGVDAAIGRLAAEGSLRLHALVDALPGDAPVALFCHSYGSVLCGVAAHDLPPRVTDIAVAGSPGMRVENAGQLDTDARVWAMRDSDDWIQDVPHLDVGGLGHGADPVAPQFGARIVSAGQAHGHTGYFEPGTESLRNFAAVGTGEFDAVSCANGSDTCHS, from the coding sequence GTGACTTCCTTCGACTCCTCCCCCACTCTGACCGTCTGGCGCACGCTGCTCGCGCTCGCGGTGGTGTTCGTGATGCTGGCAACCACCGGCTGGACCGCCGTGCACCACCAGAGAACCGCCGGACCCCGCCAGGCCGCACTCACCGCCTGGGGCAAAGGCTCTCTGGCGGGGCACCCGCTGCCGCCGACGAGTGCGTCGCCGTACCGGCTGGCGCGCTTCTTCGCCGGGCTCACGGCTGCCGAGCGCAGCCGGCTCGCCGACCGCTATCCGTTGGTCGTCGGCAATCTGAACGGCGCCCCGGTGACCTTGCGTTACCAGGCCAACCAGGACGCGCTCCGCCAGGCACGCACCTCGGAGCGGCAGCGGCTGACCGATCCGTCGCTCAGCGAACTGGGCCATCAGGACGCCCGGCGCACGTACGACCGCTACACCGCACTGCTGCAGCCCGGCCGGCAGATCCTGGCGTTCGATCCGACCGGGACCGGCCGGGTGGCCGAGGTCATCGGCGATCTGCCGCGCGCCCGGCACATCTCGATCGTGGTGCCGGGCGTCGACACCAATCTGCTGACCTTCCAGAAGTCCAAGAACCCGTACACCGCTCCGGTGGGCATGGCGACCTCGCTGTACGCGGCCGAGCACAGCGCGGCCCCGGGTTCCCGGACCGCGGTCATCGCCTGGGCCGACTACACCACGCCCGTCGGGCTCGGCGTGGACGCGGCCATCGGACGGCTCGCGGCGGAGGGGTCCCTGCGGCTCCACGCACTCGTCGACGCGCTGCCCGGTGACGCGCCCGTCGCGCTGTTCTGCCACAGCTACGGTTCGGTGCTGTGCGGGGTCGCCGCCCATGACCTGCCCCCGCGCGTCACCGACATCGCCGTGGCGGGCAGCCCGGGGATGCGGGTCGAGAACGCGGGTCAGCTGGACACGGACGCCCGGGTGTGGGCGATGCGGGACAGCGACGACTGGATCCAGGACGTGCCGCACCTGGACGTCGGCGGCCTCGGCCACGGCGCCGACCCGGTCGCTCCCCAGTTCGGCGCCCGGATCGTCTCGGCCGGACAGGCGCACGGCCACACCGGCTATTTCGAGCCAGGTACCGAGAGCCTCCGCAACTTCGCCGCGGTGGGCACCGGCGAGTTCGACGCGGTCAG
- a CDS encoding peptidase inhibitor family I36 protein, translating into MNTNNTRPTSNTRPTNAATPTKATRRALLRTTVTAGILTAAVLAPQTSPAAAQPRMGDCATGQLCLWEKGEFKGSRRTYELSGLDIESCTALPKGTAVGSLANRTGRPVTTYQSQECGDTGEFETYPGGGTWLPRSPYQVRAFKIWEN; encoded by the coding sequence ATGAACACGAACAACACCCGGCCCACGAGCAACACCCGGCCCACGAACGCCGCGACGCCCACGAAAGCCACCCGCCGGGCCCTGCTCCGTACGACCGTCACCGCCGGAATCCTGACGGCCGCCGTCCTCGCGCCGCAGACCTCACCGGCCGCCGCGCAGCCCCGGATGGGGGACTGCGCGACCGGCCAGCTCTGCCTCTGGGAGAAGGGCGAATTCAAGGGCAGCCGCCGGACCTACGAACTCTCCGGCCTCGACATCGAGAGCTGCACGGCGCTCCCGAAGGGAACGGCCGTCGGATCCCTCGCCAACCGCACCGGACGCCCCGTCACGACGTACCAGTCGCAGGAGTGCGGGGACACGGGTGAGTTCGAGACGTACCCGGGCGGCGGCACGTGGCTGCCCCGATCCCCGTACCAGGTAAGGGCGTTCAAGATCTGGGAGAACTGA
- a CDS encoding DUF3052 domain-containing protein yields MSATADHAEERTNQAARLGFEPGQVVQEIGYDDDVEQELREGIESVTGLDLVDEDYDDVADAVVLWFRDEDGDLTDALVDAIGLVDDGGAVWLLTPKTGRDGYVEPSDINEASQTAGLAQTKSINAGKDWTGSRLVTPKVARSGKR; encoded by the coding sequence GTGAGCGCGACCGCGGACCACGCGGAGGAGCGGACCAATCAGGCAGCACGCCTGGGGTTCGAGCCCGGACAAGTGGTCCAGGAGATCGGCTACGACGACGACGTCGAGCAGGAACTCCGTGAGGGTATTGAGAGCGTCACCGGCCTGGATCTCGTCGACGAGGACTACGACGACGTGGCTGACGCTGTCGTGTTGTGGTTCCGCGACGAGGACGGCGACCTTACGGATGCGCTGGTGGACGCCATCGGTCTGGTCGACGACGGCGGCGCGGTTTGGCTGCTGACCCCCAAGACCGGCCGTGACGGTTACGTCGAGCCGAGCGACATCAACGAGGCATCTCAGACCGCCGGTCTGGCCCAGACCAAGAGCATCAATGCGGGTAAGGACTGGACGGGCAGCCGCCTGGTCACCCCGAAGGTGGCAAGGTCCGGCAAGCGCTGA
- a CDS encoding MFS transporter: MTSQTTVDKVPQDIAAPPAKGLRGHPWLTLFSVAIGVMMVALDGTIVAIANPAIQKDLGATFSQVQWISNGYFLALAVSLITAGKLGDRFGHRQTFLIGVVGFAAASGAIGFSHSVGLVVTFRVLQGLFGALLMPAALGLLRATFPAEKLNMAIGIWGMVIGASTAGGPIVGGLLVQHVSWQSVFFINVPVGVAALVLGVLILKDHRAENAPKSFDILGILLLSAAMFCLVWALIKAPSWGWGDTKVWTFLVVSVVCFVLFGFWETKVKEPLIPMALFRSVPLSAGVVLMVLMAIAFMGGLFFVTFYLQNVHGMSPVDAGLHLLPLTGMMIVGSPLAGAVITKLGPRIPLAGGMLLTAVAMYGMSTLETDTAGLTMSIWFALLGLGLAPVMVGATEVIVGNAPMELSGVAGGLQQAGMQIGGSLGTAVLGAVMASKVDSALPEKWAAAKLPPFGPGQLDQASQAVQVGMAPVPPKAPADLAAKITTVAHDTFMSGMGLACLVAAVVAAAAIFVALLTKRGENAEAGAGAAHI, from the coding sequence ATGACTAGTCAGACCACTGTCGACAAGGTGCCGCAGGATATTGCGGCACCGCCGGCCAAGGGGCTCCGCGGCCACCCTTGGCTGACGCTCTTCTCCGTTGCCATCGGCGTGATGATGGTCGCGCTCGACGGAACCATCGTCGCGATCGCCAACCCCGCCATCCAGAAGGACCTCGGGGCCACCTTCTCCCAGGTCCAGTGGATCTCCAACGGCTACTTCCTCGCGCTGGCCGTATCCCTGATCACCGCGGGCAAGCTCGGTGACCGCTTCGGCCACCGGCAGACCTTCCTCATCGGCGTGGTCGGCTTCGCCGCGGCGTCGGGTGCCATCGGCTTCTCCCACAGCGTGGGCCTGGTCGTCACCTTCCGGGTCCTCCAGGGCCTGTTCGGCGCGCTCCTGATGCCGGCCGCCCTCGGGCTGCTGCGCGCCACCTTCCCCGCCGAGAAGCTCAACATGGCCATCGGTATCTGGGGCATGGTCATCGGCGCCTCCACCGCGGGCGGCCCGATCGTCGGCGGCCTGCTCGTCCAGCACGTCAGCTGGCAGTCCGTCTTCTTCATCAACGTGCCGGTCGGTGTGGCCGCGCTCGTCCTGGGTGTGCTGATCCTCAAGGACCACCGCGCGGAGAACGCGCCGAAGTCCTTCGACATCCTCGGCATCCTGCTGCTCTCGGCCGCCATGTTCTGTCTCGTCTGGGCGCTCATCAAGGCCCCGTCCTGGGGCTGGGGCGACACGAAGGTCTGGACGTTCCTGGTCGTCTCGGTGGTCTGCTTCGTCCTCTTCGGTTTCTGGGAGACGAAGGTCAAGGAACCGCTCATCCCGATGGCGCTGTTCCGCTCCGTGCCGCTGTCCGCCGGTGTGGTGCTGATGGTGCTCATGGCCATCGCCTTCATGGGCGGTCTGTTCTTCGTCACGTTCTACCTGCAGAACGTGCACGGCATGAGTCCGGTCGACGCGGGACTCCATCTCCTGCCGCTCACCGGCATGATGATCGTCGGCTCTCCGCTGGCGGGCGCGGTGATCACCAAGCTCGGCCCGCGCATCCCGCTCGCGGGCGGCATGCTGTTGACGGCCGTCGCCATGTACGGCATGTCCACGCTGGAGACCGACACCGCCGGCCTCACCATGTCGATCTGGTTCGCGCTGCTGGGCCTCGGTCTCGCACCGGTCATGGTCGGTGCGACCGAAGTCATCGTCGGCAACGCCCCGATGGAGCTCTCCGGTGTGGCGGGCGGCCTCCAGCAGGCCGGTATGCAGATCGGCGGCAGCCTCGGCACCGCGGTGCTCGGCGCCGTCATGGCCTCGAAGGTCGACAGCGCCCTGCCGGAGAAGTGGGCGGCGGCCAAGCTTCCGCCGTTCGGTCCGGGCCAGCTGGACCAGGCTTCGCAGGCGGTCCAGGTCGGCATGGCTCCGGTGCCGCCCAAGGCACCGGCGGACCTCGCCGCGAAGATCACCACCGTCGCGCACGACACGTTCATGTCCGGCATGGGCCTGGCCTGCCTGGTGGCCGCGGTGGTGGCCGCCGCGGCGATCTTCGTCGCGCTGCTCACCAAGCGTGGCGAGAACGCCGAAGCGGGCGCGGGCGCGGCCCACATCTGA
- a CDS encoding peroxiredoxin, which translates to MAIEVGTKAPDFELKDNHGRTVRLSDFRGEKSVVLLFYPFAFTGVCTGELCALRDELPKFVNDDVQLLAVSNDSIHTLRVFAEQEGLEYPLLSDFWPHGAASRAYGVFDEDKGCAVRGTFIIDKEGVVRWTVVNGLPDARDLNEYTKALDTL; encoded by the coding sequence ATGGCGATCGAGGTCGGCACCAAGGCTCCGGATTTCGAGCTGAAGGACAACCACGGCCGGACGGTTCGGCTCTCGGACTTCCGTGGTGAGAAGAGCGTCGTGCTGCTCTTCTACCCCTTCGCCTTCACCGGCGTGTGCACCGGGGAACTGTGCGCCCTCCGTGACGAGCTGCCGAAGTTCGTCAACGACGACGTGCAGCTGCTCGCGGTCTCCAACGACTCCATCCACACGCTGCGCGTCTTCGCGGAGCAGGAGGGCCTGGAGTACCCGCTCCTGTCGGACTTCTGGCCGCACGGCGCCGCCTCGCGCGCGTACGGCGTCTTCGACGAGGACAAGGGGTGCGCGGTGCGCGGCACCTTCATCATCGACAAGGAGGGCGTCGTCCGCTGGACCGTCGTCAACGGCCTGCCCGACGCTCGTGACCTGAACGAGTACACGAAGGCGCTCGACACCCTCTGA
- a CDS encoding TetR/AcrR family transcriptional regulator, giving the protein MTVEQTAPSTPDAPGGLRERKKQRTREALLRVALELFTTKGYERTTVDEITEAVQVSQRTFFRYFANKEEVAFAVQDLVESQYFTALHARPPEESPFEAMRNAVLASWDDIGLTIEDVVPLDLYLRTFQVIESSPALLAIHLRRSAELEDKIVHLIAAREGLDLDTDPRPRVAVAAFDGVMRASGRVWGQGQDVSIAAMRELTVTYLDHFGPALAGNWRATGAHGL; this is encoded by the coding sequence GTGACGGTGGAGCAGACAGCACCCTCGACGCCCGACGCGCCGGGGGGACTGCGGGAGCGCAAGAAGCAGCGCACCCGCGAGGCCCTGCTGCGCGTCGCGCTGGAACTCTTCACGACGAAGGGGTACGAGCGGACCACCGTCGACGAGATCACCGAGGCCGTCCAGGTCTCCCAGCGCACCTTCTTCCGGTACTTCGCCAACAAGGAGGAGGTCGCCTTCGCGGTCCAGGACCTGGTGGAGTCCCAGTACTTCACGGCCCTGCACGCCCGCCCGCCGGAGGAGAGCCCGTTCGAGGCGATGCGCAACGCCGTGCTCGCGTCCTGGGACGACATCGGCCTGACGATCGAGGACGTCGTCCCCCTCGATCTGTATCTGCGCACCTTCCAGGTCATCGAGTCGTCGCCCGCACTGCTCGCCATCCATCTGCGCCGCTCCGCCGAGCTGGAGGACAAGATCGTCCACCTGATCGCGGCCCGCGAAGGACTCGACCTGGACACCGATCCGCGACCGCGGGTGGCCGTCGCCGCGTTCGACGGGGTGATGCGGGCGAGCGGCCGGGTGTGGGGCCAGGGGCAGGACGTCAGCATCGCCGCCATGCGGGAACTGACCGTGACCTACCTCGACCACTTCGGCCCGGCGCTCGCAGGGAACTGGCGTGCGACGGGCGCACACGGACTGTAG
- the aceE gene encoding pyruvate dehydrogenase (acetyl-transferring), homodimeric type: MASGSDRNPIIIGGLPSQVPDFDPEETQEWLDSLDAAVDERGRERARYLMLRLIERAREKRVAVPEMRSTDYVNTIATKDEPFFPGNEEIERKILNATRWNAAVMVSRAQRPGIGVGGHIATFASSASLYDVGFNHFFRGKDDGLGGDQVFFQGHASPGIYARAYLLDRLSEQQLDGFRQEKSKAPNGLSSYPHPRLMPDFWEFPTVSMGLGPLGAIYQARMNRYMEARGIADTSKSHVWAYLGDGEMDEPESLGQLSIAAREGLDNLTFVVNCNLQRLDGPVRGNGKIIQELESQFRGAGWNVIKLVWDRSWDPLLAQDRDGVLVNRMNTTPDGQFQTYATESGAYIREHFFGDDQRLRKMVEGMTDEQILHLGRGGHDHKKVFAAYTAAKEHKGQPTVILAQTIKGWTLGPNFEGRNATHQMKKLTADDLKRFRDRLHLPIADKELEDGNPPYYHPGRGSEEIQYMHDHRKSCGGYVPTRVVRAKPLPLPADKTYATAKKGSGQQSIATTMAFVRVLKDLMRDKEIGKRFVLIAPDEYRTFGMDAFFPSAKIYNPLGQQYESVDRELLLAYKESPTGQMLHDGISEAGCTASLIAAGSAYATHGEPLIPVYVFYSMFGFQRTGDQFWQMADQLARGFVLGATAGRTTLTGEGLQHADGHSQLLASTNPACVAYDPAYGFEIAHIVQDGLRRMYGETADGRPGEDVFYYLTVYNEPIQHPAEPADVDVEGILKGIHRFKQGEKGQIPAQIMASGVAVPWAVEAQRILADEWNVKADVWSATSWNELRREAVDVERHNLLHPEEEQLVPYVTRKLSSAEGPFVAVSDWMRSVPDQIARWVPGAYQSLGADGFGFADTRGAARRFFHIDAQSIVVAVLTELAKQGRIDRSALKQAIDRYQLLDVTSADPGAAGGDA, encoded by the coding sequence GTGGCTTCCGGATCCGATCGCAACCCGATCATCATTGGCGGCCTTCCGAGCCAGGTCCCGGACTTCGATCCTGAAGAGACCCAGGAATGGCTCGACTCCCTCGACGCCGCCGTCGACGAGCGAGGCCGTGAGCGCGCCCGTTATCTGATGCTCCGTCTGATCGAGCGCGCGCGCGAGAAGCGTGTCGCCGTGCCCGAGATGCGCAGCACGGACTACGTCAACACGATCGCCACCAAGGACGAGCCGTTCTTCCCCGGCAACGAGGAGATCGAGCGCAAGATCCTCAACGCCACCCGCTGGAACGCGGCCGTGATGGTCTCGCGCGCCCAGCGTCCCGGCATCGGGGTCGGCGGCCACATCGCCACCTTCGCCTCGTCCGCCTCGCTGTACGACGTGGGCTTCAACCACTTCTTCCGCGGCAAGGACGACGGGCTCGGCGGCGACCAGGTCTTCTTCCAGGGACATGCCTCCCCCGGCATCTACGCCCGTGCCTACCTGCTCGACCGGCTCTCCGAGCAGCAGCTCGACGGATTCCGCCAGGAGAAGTCCAAGGCCCCCAACGGCCTCTCCAGCTACCCGCACCCGCGGCTGATGCCGGACTTCTGGGAGTTCCCGACCGTCTCGATGGGCCTCGGTCCGCTCGGCGCGATCTACCAGGCCCGGATGAACCGCTACATGGAGGCCCGCGGCATCGCGGACACTTCCAAGTCGCATGTCTGGGCCTACCTCGGCGACGGCGAGATGGACGAGCCGGAGTCGCTGGGGCAGCTCTCCATCGCCGCCCGTGAGGGCCTGGACAACCTGACCTTCGTCGTCAACTGCAACCTGCAGCGCCTCGACGGGCCGGTGCGCGGCAACGGCAAGATCATCCAGGAGCTGGAGTCGCAGTTCCGCGGCGCCGGCTGGAACGTCATCAAGCTGGTCTGGGACCGGAGTTGGGACCCGCTGCTCGCCCAGGACCGCGACGGCGTCCTCGTCAACCGGATGAACACCACGCCGGACGGCCAGTTCCAGACGTACGCCACCGAGAGCGGTGCGTACATCCGTGAGCACTTCTTCGGTGACGACCAGCGGCTGCGCAAGATGGTCGAGGGGATGACCGACGAGCAGATCCTGCACCTGGGGCGCGGCGGCCACGACCACAAGAAGGTCTTCGCGGCGTACACGGCGGCCAAGGAGCACAAGGGCCAGCCGACGGTGATCCTCGCCCAGACCATCAAGGGCTGGACGCTGGGGCCGAACTTCGAGGGCCGCAACGCGACCCACCAGATGAAGAAGCTGACGGCGGACGACCTCAAGCGCTTCCGGGACCGGCTGCACCTGCCCATCGCGGACAAGGAGCTGGAGGACGGCAACCCGCCGTACTACCACCCCGGCCGGGGCTCCGAAGAGATCCAGTACATGCACGACCACCGCAAGTCCTGCGGCGGGTACGTGCCGACCCGGGTGGTGCGCGCCAAGCCGCTGCCGCTGCCCGCCGACAAGACGTACGCGACCGCGAAGAAGGGTTCGGGGCAGCAGTCGATCGCCACCACCATGGCGTTCGTCCGGGTCCTGAAGGACCTCATGCGGGACAAGGAGATCGGCAAGCGTTTCGTGCTGATCGCCCCCGACGAGTACCGCACGTTCGGGATGGACGCGTTCTTCCCGAGCGCGAAGATCTACAACCCGCTCGGCCAGCAGTACGAGTCCGTGGACCGCGAACTGCTGCTCGCGTACAAGGAGTCGCCGACCGGCCAGATGCTGCACGACGGCATCTCCGAGGCGGGCTGCACCGCGTCCCTGATCGCTGCGGGATCGGCGTACGCCACCCACGGCGAGCCGCTGATCCCGGTGTACGTCTTCTACTCGATGTTCGGATTCCAGCGCACCGGCGACCAGTTCTGGCAGATGGCCGACCAGCTCGCGCGCGGTTTCGTGCTGGGTGCGACCGCCGGGCGTACGACCCTGACCGGCGAAGGTCTCCAGCACGCCGACGGACACTCGCAGTTGCTGGCTTCGACCAACCCGGCCTGTGTGGCCTACGACCCGGCGTACGGCTTCGAGATCGCGCACATCGTCCAGGACGGTCTGCGCCGGATGTACGGCGAGACGGCGGACGGCAGGCCCGGCGAGGACGTCTTCTACTACCTCACCGTCTACAACGAGCCGATCCAGCACCCGGCGGAGCCCGCCGATGTCGATGTCGAGGGCATCCTCAAGGGCATCCACCGCTTCAAGCAGGGTGAGAAGGGCCAGATCCCGGCGCAGATCATGGCGTCCGGGGTGGCGGTCCCGTGGGCGGTCGAGGCCCAGCGGATCCTCGCGGACGAGTGGAACGTGAAGGCCGACGTCTGGTCCGCGACCTCCTGGAACGAGCTGCGCCGCGAGGCCGTGGACGTGGAGCGGCACAATCTGCTCCACCCCGAGGAGGAGCAGCTCGTCCCGTACGTCACACGGAAACTCTCCAGCGCGGAGGGCCCGTTCGTGGCCGTGTCGGACTGGATGCGCTCGGTGCCGGACCAGATCGCGCGCTGGGTTCCCGGTGCGTACCAGTCGCTGGGCGCCGACGGATTCGGCTTCGCCGACACGCGGGGCGCGGCACGGCGCTTCTTCCACATCGACGCACAGTCGATCGTCGTCGCGGTCCTCACCGAACTGGCCAAGCAGGGCCGGATCGACCGCTCGGCGCTGAAGCAGGCCATCGACCGCTACCAGCTCCTGGACGTGACGTCCGCGGACCCGGGTGCGGCGGGCGGCGACGCGTAA
- a CDS encoding TerD family protein — MGVSLSKGGNVSLTKAAPNLTAVVVGLGWDARTTTGGDFDLDASALLTNEAGKVANDSNFVFFNNLKSPDGSVEHTGDNLTGEGEGDDEVIKVNLAGVPADVAKIVFPVSIYEAESRQQSFGQVRNAYIRVVNQADNSELARYDLSEDASTETAMVFGELYRNGAEWKFRAIGQGYASGLRGIAQDFGVNV; from the coding sequence GTGGGAGTCAGCCTCAGCAAGGGCGGCAACGTCTCGCTGACCAAGGCCGCACCCAATCTGACCGCGGTAGTCGTCGGTCTCGGATGGGATGCGCGCACCACCACCGGTGGTGACTTCGACCTCGACGCCAGCGCGCTGCTGACGAACGAGGCCGGAAAGGTCGCCAACGACTCGAACTTCGTCTTCTTCAACAACCTCAAGAGCCCCGACGGCTCGGTGGAGCACACCGGTGACAACCTCACCGGTGAGGGCGAGGGCGACGACGAGGTCATCAAGGTGAACCTCGCCGGGGTTCCCGCCGATGTCGCCAAGATCGTGTTCCCGGTCTCGATCTACGAGGCCGAGAGCCGCCAGCAGAGCTTCGGCCAGGTCCGCAACGCGTACATCCGCGTGGTCAACCAGGCCGACAACTCCGAACTGGCGCGGTACGACCTCAGCGAGGACGCCTCGACCGAGACCGCGATGGTCTTCGGCGAGCTCTACCGCAACGGCGCCGAGTGGAAGTTCCGCGCCATCGGTCAGGGGTACGCCTCGGGACTGCGCGGTATCGCGCAGGACTTCGGCGTCAACGTCTGA
- a CDS encoding TerD family protein has protein sequence MGVTLAKGGNVSLSKAAPNLTQVLVGLGWDARSTTGADFDLDASALLCQSGRVLGDEWFIFYNQLTSPDGSVEHTGDNLTGEGEGDDESIIVDLAKVPAHCDKIVFPVSIHDADNRGQTFGQVANAFIRVVNQADGQELARYDLSEDASTETAMIFGELYRYGGEWKFRAVGQGYASGLRGIALDFGVNVS, from the coding sequence ATGGGCGTCACGCTCGCCAAGGGGGGCAATGTCTCCCTCTCGAAGGCCGCACCCAACCTCACACAAGTGCTGGTCGGACTCGGCTGGGACGCACGTTCCACCACCGGAGCCGACTTCGACCTCGACGCCAGCGCGCTGCTGTGCCAGTCGGGCCGGGTGCTCGGCGACGAATGGTTCATCTTCTACAACCAGCTGACCAGTCCCGACGGCTCGGTGGAGCACACCGGTGACAACCTCACCGGTGAGGGCGAGGGCGACGACGAGTCGATCATCGTGGACCTCGCCAAGGTGCCGGCGCACTGCGACAAGATCGTGTTCCCGGTGTCGATCCATGACGCGGACAACCGCGGCCAGACGTTCGGGCAGGTCGCGAATGCCTTCATCCGGGTGGTGAACCAGGCGGACGGGCAGGAACTGGCCCGTTACGACCTGAGCGAGGACGCCTCGACCGAGACCGCGATGATCTTCGGCGAGCTCTACCGGTACGGCGGCGAATGGAAGTTCCGGGCCGTGGGGCAGGGGTACGCGTCGGGGCTGCGAGGCATCGCTCTAGACTTCGGGGTCAATGTTTCCTAA